One stretch of Nicotiana tabacum cultivar K326 chromosome 18, ASM71507v2, whole genome shotgun sequence DNA includes these proteins:
- the LOC107785690 gene encoding NADP-dependent glyceraldehyde-3-phosphate dehydrogenase — protein sequence MAGNGVFVDIIEGDVFKYYSEGEWKKSASGKSVAIINPTTRKTQYKVQACTQEEVNKVMEVAKAAQKSWAKTPLWKRAELLHKAAAILKEHKAPIAECLVKEIAKPAKDAVTEVVRSGDLVSYTAEEGVRILGEGKFLVSDSFPGNERTKYCLTSKIPLGVILAIPPFNYPVNLAVSKIAPALIAGNSLVLKPPTQGAVACLHMVHCFHLAGFPKGLISCVTGKGSEIGDFLTMHPGVHCISFTGGDTGVAISKKAGMIPLQMELGGKDACIVLEDADLDLAAGSIVKGGFSYSGQRCTAVKVVLVMESVADTLVEKVNAKVAKLTVGPPEDDCDITPVVSESSANFIEGLVMDAKQKNATFCQQYKREGNLIWPLLLDNVRPDMRIAWEEPFGPVLPVIRINSVEEGIHHCNASNFGLQGCVFTKDINKAILISDAMETGTVQINSAPARGPDHFPFQGIKDSGIGSQGITNSINMMTKVKTTVINLPTPSYTMG from the exons ATGGCAGGTAATGGAGTTTTTGTAGATATAATTGAGGGAGATGTGTTTAAGTACTATTCTGAAGGAGAATGGAAAAAATCAGCTTCTGGAAAATCTGTTGCAATCATCAATCCTACTACTAGAAAAACCCAGTACAAGGTTCAAG CATGTACACAAGAAGAGGTGAACAAGGTAATGGAAGTAGCAAAAGCAGCACAAAAATCATGGGCTAAAACACCACTTTGGAAAAGAGCAGAGCTACTTCATAAGGCAGCTGCAATTTTGAAAGAACACAAAGCACCTATTGCAGAATGTCTTGTAAAAGAAATTGCAAAACCAGCTAAAGATGCTGTCACTGAG GTTGTAAGGTCTGGAGATTTGGTTTCTTACACTGCTGAAGAAGGAGTTAGAATTCTCGGGGAGGGTAAGTTCTTGGTATCTGATAGTTTCCCTGGAAATGAAAGGACCAAATACTGCCTGACTTCCAAG ATCCCGTTGGGTGTGATTTTGGCCATTCCTCCGTTCAACTATCCAGTCAATCTTGCTGTCTCCAAGATCGCTCCTGCACTAATTGCTGGGAACTCTTTAGTTCTCAAGCCTCCAACTCAG GGTGCTGTGGCTTGCCTTCATATGGTGCATTGCTTCCACTTAGCTGGATTTCCGAAAGGCCTTATCAGTTGTGTGACGGGAAAAGGTTCTGAAATCGGTGATTTTCTCACTATGCATCCCGGAGTACACTGTATAAG CTTCACTGGTGGAGATACCGGTGTTGCAATCTCAAAGAAAGCAGGAATGATCCCTCTACAGATGGAACTCGGAGGAAAGGATGCTTGTATTGTTCTGGAGGATGCTGATTTAGATTTGGCCGCCGGAAGTATTGTGAAAGGAGGTTTTTCTTACAG CGGTCAAAGATGCACAGCCGTTAAGGTCGTGTTGGTGATGGAATCAGTTGCTGACACTCTTGTTGAGAAGGTAAACGCTAAAGTGGCAAAATTAACCGTCGGGCCACCAGAAGATGATTGTGATATCACTCCAGTTGTCTCCGAGTCGTCTGCAAACTTCATTGAGGGGTTGGTCATGgacgcgaagcagaaaaatgcaACTTTTTGCCAGCAATACAAGAGAGAAGGCAACCTCATCTGGCCCTTGTTGTTAGACAATGTTAGGCCAGACATGAGGATTGCATGGGAAGAACCATTTGGGCCAGTTTTGCCTGTTATTCGGATCAACTCTGTCGAAGAAGGAATTCACCACTGCAACGCTAGCAATTTCGGTCTACAG GGTTGTGTATTCACCAAAGACATCAACAAAGCAATACTGATCAGTGATGCCATGGAAACAGGAACAGTTCAGATTAACTCGGCTCCGGCTCGTGGACCGGATCATTTTCCATTCCAG GGAATTAAGGACAGTGGAATTGGATCACAAGGGATTACTAACAGCATTAacatgatgaccaaagtgaagaccACTGTTATTAACTTGCCAACCCCTTCTTATACTATGGGGTAA